Within the Pengzhenrongella sicca genome, the region ATCCTCCGGGGTGGTCTCGGGATCGGTGCCGGCGTCGTGCACCAGCTGCTTGCCGAACGCGACGGCCTCGTTCGCCTTCGTGCGCGGGTCGAGCCGGAAGCTCAGCTGATCGATCGTGGCGGCGAGCTCGGCGCGCTGCTTCGCGAGCTGGGCCTCGAGGGCCTCGGGGGTGGGGCTGGTCATGACCGCAGGCCTTCCTTGATCGCGGTGACATCCTGCTTGACGTTCTCGGTGGTGCGCTCGGGCGTGGGCGGCAGGCCCCGATCGAGCGACTTCTTGCCGACGAGCGCGAGGATCGCGGTCACCACGAGCAGCGCGACCCCGATGATGAGGGCGGCTAGCCACGCGGGCACGGCCTCCGCGAGGCCGAGGATCGCCGTCGCGATGAGCACCGCGAACGCGAAGAACGCGAGGAGGCCGGCGGCGACGAACAGCCCGATGCCGATCGCGCTGGCCTTCGCCTTCTGGGCGAGCTCCGCCTTCGCGAGCTCGATCTCGGCGCGAACCAGCTGGGACGACTGTTCCGACAGTCGGCTGAACAGCTCTCCGATCGAGGGTCGTTCGCCTGAACCCGGTGTCGTCCATTGCGCGTCTGCCACGCTGATCACATCCCCTTGTGTCGTGCTTGCGTCCCTAGTGTGTCGGCTCTGGCCCGCTCGCGCGATTGCATCACCCGCACAACGTGCCGCAGATAGCAGTTCAGCCCCGTCCCGACGTGCGGAACAGGGCTGAAATGAGTGGTGGCCACGAGCGGGGTCGAACCGCTGACCTTCCGATTTTCAGTCGGACGCTCTACCAACTGAGCTACATGGCCAAACCGACTGCGCCCGGCCTGGTGGGGCCGGGCGCATGCCTTGCGACCCCGACGGGACTCGAACCCGCGACCTCCGCCGTGACAGGGCGGCGCGCTAACCAACTGCGCTACGGGGCCTTGAGTGGGACCGTGACTGCCACGGTACCGGCAAGACCTCAAACTAACGAACGTGCTCGAACTTTCGAACGTGTACGTACCCCCAACGGGATTCGAACCCGTGCTACCGCCGTGAAAGGGCGAGGTCCTAGGCCGCTAGACGATGGGGGCGAAGACGACGCCCTTGACGTCAGAGGCGCCGTGAAACCTCGGAAAGCATAGGGCAGAACCGCAGGAGAACCAAAGCGGGCCTGCCCGGGGCCCGGGCGGGGGAGGATACGAGCGTGGTGAAGATGACGCTGGCCGAGTTCGAGGACGCAGTCCGGGACGCCCTCGACGAGATCCCCGAGGAGCTCGCGGCCCAGATGGACAACGTCGTGGTGCTCGTGGAGGACGACCCCCCGGCCGACGACCCCGACCTGCTGGGGGTGTACGACGGCGTGCCCCTGACCGAGCGGGGCGAGTTCTGGGCGACCGGCGCCCTGCCCGACCGGATCACGATCTTCCGCCGGCCGACCCTCGCGATGTGCGACTCGCGCGAGGAGGTCGTCGAGGAGGTCGCCGTCACGGTGGTGCACGAGATCGCCCACCACTTCGGCATCGACGATGATCGGCTGCACGAGCTCGGCTGGGACTAGGGGAGAGCGATCGCATGGGGACGCAGGGGCTTCGGTTCGGGATCGTGCTGCTGCCGCAGGACAGGTGGCCCCTGGCCCGGGAGAAGTGGCGGCGGGCGGAGGAGTACGGCTTCGACCACGCCTGGACCTACGACCACCTCGCCTGGCGTTCGCTCGCCGACGAGCCGTGGTTCGCCACCGTTCCACTGCTCGCGGCCGCCGCCGCGGTGACCGAGCGCATCGGGCTCGGCACCTGGGTCGCGAGCCCGAACTTCCGCCACCCCGTGCCGTTCGCGAAGGACGTCATGGGGCTCGACGACGTGAGCGAGGGGCGCCTGCTCCTGGGCCTGGGCGCCGGCGGGGCTGGCTTCGACGCCGAGGTCACCGGCCCCGCGCCGACGCCGCGCGAGCGCTCGCGGCGCTTCGCCGAATTCGCCGAGCTGCTCGACGAGCTGCTCACCCACCCCGTGACCACCCGCGTCGGGGAGTTCTACGAGGCCCACGAGGCCCGCATGATCCCGGGCTGCGTGCGCCAGCCCCGCGTCCCCTTCGTCATGGCCGCCAACGGCCCGCGCGCGATGGCGCTCGCGGCGCGGTTCGGGCAGGGCTGGGGGACGTTCGGGCCCTCGTTCCCGGGCGAGGAGTCGCCCGACCTGTCGCCCGCGCAGGCTCAGGAGCGCTGGTGGGACGGGCTCGCGGCCATGACCGCGACGTTCGACGACGCCGCGCGCGCGGCGGGCCGGGACCCGGCGTCCATCGACCGGTACCTCAGCATCGACGGCGCGCCCGTCTTCTCGCTCGAGTCCTACGCCACCCTGGCCGAGGGCGCGGAGCGCGCGGCCGCGCTCGGCTTCACCGACGTCGTCGTGCACTGGCCACGGGCCGAGGGCATCTACGCCGGGTCCGAGGCCGTCCTCGAGGAGGTCGCGGCGCGCCTGCCCGAGCTCCGCGCGACCGCCCCGCGCTAACGGCTAACGGCTAACGGCTGACGGCTGACGGCTGACGCCTGACGGCCGGACTGCTCACCGCTCGCGACCGCGAGTGTGGGCGTTCGGCTGTCAGACGCTTGAGTGTGGGCGTCTTGCGGGTCCGGGGCGATCGAAGGGGACCGATTGCCCACACTCGGGCCGGTGGGGACCGATTGACCGCACTCGCGCCGCTACGCAGCCGTGCGGGCCTGGCGGGCTGCCCAGGCGCTCGCGACCATCTCGTGCAGCGTGTGCCGCATCGTCCAGCCGAGGTCGCGCGCGGCGAGCTCGCCCGAGGTCACGATGCGGTCGGGGTCGCCCGGGCGGCGGGCGGCGATCTCCGGCTCGAACGCGATGCCGGTCACCTCGGCCATCGCGGTCATGATCTCCCGCACGGACACGCCGTCGCCGCTGCCCAGGTTGTAGACGCGCTCCAACGGCTCGCCCGCCGCGAGCGCCTGCGCGGCCGCGACGTGCGCGAGCGCGAGGTCGGCGACGTGCACGTAGTCGCGCACGCAGGTCCCGTCTGGGGTGTCGTAGTCGGTGCCGTTGATGCGCGGGGTGCGGCCCGTCGTGAGCGCGTCCAGGACCATCGGGAAGAGGTTGTGCGGGCTGGTGTCGGGCAGGTCGGGCGTGCCCGAGCCGACGACGTTGAAGTAGCGCAGCGACGTGTGCCGCAGGCCGACGGCGCGGCCCTGGTCGCGCAGCATCCACTCGTCGATGAGCTTGCTCTCGCCGTAGGGCGACTCGGGCTGAGTCGGGGTGGACTCGGTGACGAGGTCGGTGCGGGGCGTGCCGTACACCGCGGCGCTCGAGGAGAAGACGATGGCGTCGACGCCCTCGGTGGCCATGGCCTCGAGCACGGACAGCGTGCCGGTCACGTTCTGCTGGTACGTGTGCAGCGGCCGGGTGACGCTCACGCCCGCGTACTTGAACCCCGCGACGTGGATCACTCCGGACACCTGGTGCTCGGCGAGCACCTGCCGCACGAGGCCGGTGTCGAGGATCGAGCCGCGCACCAGCGGCACGTCCGCGGGGACGAAGCCCGCGTGGCCGCTGGACAGGTCGTCCAGGACCACGGTCTCCAGCCCCACCTCGACCAGTGCGCGCACCACGTGCGACCCGATGTACCCCGCCCCGCCAGTTACCAGCCACGTCATGCCGCGAGCCTACCGACCGGCGCGAGTCACCTCGCTATCCGTGGAATGCTCAGTATGCTGAGTATCAACGAAGGACCGGGGGGCAGGCATGGTCAAGATCGCACGTTCGGCGGCGTGGCCCGGGGCCACCACGGGGCTTGCCGAGCCCCGCCCGACCGGCGCCCAGCGCACCGCGCTCCGCACCGGGGGGCCGGAGCTCGCCGACCGCGACGCGACCGACTACCCGGCCCCGAACTCGCTCGCGGCGCAGATCGAGCGCGGGCTCGAGCAGGTCGCGCAGGCCCTGGACGCGCACCTGCGGTCCGGGCGCGAGGGCGCCGAGCTGATCGCCCCCGGCTACGGCGCGCTCTGGAGCGCGCTCGCCGACCAGGTCGGCGGCGGCAAGCTGCTGCGGCCGCGGTTGACGCTCGCGGCCTACCTCGGGCTCGGCGGGTCCGACGTCGCCGGGGTGGCCCCGGTCGCCGCGGCCCAGGAGCTGCTCCACACCGCGATGGTCGTGCACGACGACGTGCTCGACCACGACGAGACGCGGCGGGGACGCCCCAACCTCGCCGGGACCCGCCGCGCGGAGCTGACCGCGGCCGGGGTGACGGGCAAGGCCGCCGAGGACCAGGTGCTCGCCGCCGCGCTCCTGGGCGGCGACCTCGCGCTCACGGGCGCGTTCGACCTCATCGCCCACGCGCCGCTCGCCCCCGAGCTGCGGATCGGCGCGATCGAGCTGCTGGTGCGCAGCGTGACCACCACGATCGGCGGCGAGGTGCTCGACGTCGCGGCGCAGCTCGCGGCGCCCACCAACATCGACGCGCTCCTGATCGCCGAGCTCAAGACTGCGGCCTACAGCTGCACGGGCCCGCTCGCGGTCGGCGCGCTGCTCGCCGGCGCCGACGACCGCACGCGCGCGCAGCTCGAGCGGCTGGGCGTCGCGCTCGGCGTGGCGTTCCAGCTCATCGACGACGAGCTCGGCGTGTTCGGCGACCCCGCCGCGACCGGCAAGTCCGTCCTGTCCGACCTCCGCGAGGGCAAGCGCACCGAGCTCCTGCGGCTGGCCTACCTCGCCGCCGACGCCGACGGCCGGGCGGTGCTCGACCGGTACGTCGGCGACCCCGGGCTCGAGGCCGACGGCGCGGCGCGGGTCCGGGCGGTCATCGTGGGCAGCGGGGCGCTCGAGCGCACCCGCGCGGTCGCGGCCGGCGCGGCGCGCACGGCCCGGGAGATCGCGTGGCAGCTGCCCGCCCCGCTCGCCGCCTACCTGCGCGACCTGATCGACCAGCTCGCGGGCAGGGACTGCTGATGGCGGGCCTGACCGGGCTGGCGCTCTACGACGAGACCGCCGCGCGCGTGAGCCGCGCGGTGCTGGCCGAGTACTCGACGTCGTTCGGGCTCGGCACACGCCTGCTCGGGGCGCGCGGGCGGCGGGGGATCGAGGCCGTCTACGCGTTGGTGCGGATCGCCGACGAGATCGTGGACACCCGTGGCGGCGCCGACGCCGGCGCGCTGCTCGACGAGCTCGAGGAGCAGACGGCGCGCGCGCTGGAGTCCGGCTACTCGACGAACCTCGTCGTGCACTCGTTCGCGCGCACCGCGCGGCGGACCGGAATCGGCGCGGCCGAGCTCGACCCGTTCTTCGCCTCGATGCGGACGGATCTCACGGTGCGGGTGCACGACCAAGCCAGCTACGAGCGCTACGTCTACGGCTCCGCCGAGGTGATCGGGCTGATGTGCCTGGCCGTCTTCCTCGACTCCGCGGCGCGCCCGGGGGTGCCCGCCCGCCGGCCGGACGCGCGCCTGCGCGCCGGCGCGCGCGCCCTCGGCGCGGCGTTCCAGAAGATCAACTTCCTGCGTGACCTCGGCGCCGACTACGGCGACCTCGGGCGCAGCTACTTCCCCGGCGTCACCCCCGAGACCCTCGACCAGCCGGCCGTCGACGCGATCCTCGCGGAGATCGCCGCCGACGTCGCGACCGCCCGGGCGGCGCTGCCGGGCCTGCCGCGCCGGGCCCGCTGGGCGGTCGCTTCGACGCTCGGGCTGTACGAGCGGCTCACCGCCGAGCTCGCCGCGACGCCGCCCGCGGAGCTCCTGACTCGCCGCGTGCGCGTTTCGGGGCCGCGGAAGCTCGCCGTCGTCGCCCAGTCCATCGGCCGCTCGTGACCGCGGTGGCCGAGCCGTCGGCCGCGCACGACTCCGCCGCCGGCGCGGGCGCTGCCGGGCGCCGCGTCGTGGTCATCGGGGGCGGCATCGCCGGCCTCGCCGCCGCCGCGCTGCTGGCCCGCGGCGGGGCGAGCGTGACGCTCGTCGAGCGGCACGAGCACGTCGGCGGCCGGGTCGGGACGCTCGAGCTCGACGGCTTCCGGTTTGACACGGGCCCGTCGTGGTACTTCATGCCCGAGGTGTTCGAG harbors:
- a CDS encoding phage holin family protein, with amino-acid sequence MADAQWTTPGSGERPSIGELFSRLSEQSSQLVRAEIELAKAELAQKAKASAIGIGLFVAAGLLAFFAFAVLIATAILGLAEAVPAWLAALIIGVALLVVTAILALVGKKSLDRGLPPTPERTTENVKQDVTAIKEGLRS
- a CDS encoding polyprenyl synthetase family protein, yielding MVKIARSAAWPGATTGLAEPRPTGAQRTALRTGGPELADRDATDYPAPNSLAAQIERGLEQVAQALDAHLRSGREGAELIAPGYGALWSALADQVGGGKLLRPRLTLAAYLGLGGSDVAGVAPVAAAQELLHTAMVVHDDVLDHDETRRGRPNLAGTRRAELTAAGVTGKAAEDQVLAAALLGGDLALTGAFDLIAHAPLAPELRIGAIELLVRSVTTTIGGEVLDVAAQLAAPTNIDALLIAELKTAAYSCTGPLAVGALLAGADDRTRAQLERLGVALGVAFQLIDDELGVFGDPAATGKSVLSDLREGKRTELLRLAYLAADADGRAVLDRYVGDPGLEADGAARVRAVIVGSGALERTRAVAAGAARTAREIAWQLPAPLAAYLRDLIDQLAGRDC
- a CDS encoding phytoene/squalene synthase family protein, whose amino-acid sequence is MAGLTGLALYDETAARVSRAVLAEYSTSFGLGTRLLGARGRRGIEAVYALVRIADEIVDTRGGADAGALLDELEEQTARALESGYSTNLVVHSFARTARRTGIGAAELDPFFASMRTDLTVRVHDQASYERYVYGSAEVIGLMCLAVFLDSAARPGVPARRPDARLRAGARALGAAFQKINFLRDLGADYGDLGRSYFPGVTPETLDQPAVDAILAEIAADVATARAALPGLPRRARWAVASTLGLYERLTAELAATPPAELLTRRVRVSGPRKLAVVAQSIGRS
- a CDS encoding metallopeptidase family protein is translated as MTLAEFEDAVRDALDEIPEELAAQMDNVVVLVEDDPPADDPDLLGVYDGVPLTERGEFWATGALPDRITIFRRPTLAMCDSREEVVEEVAVTVVHEIAHHFGIDDDRLHELGWD
- a CDS encoding LLM class flavin-dependent oxidoreductase, whose product is MGTQGLRFGIVLLPQDRWPLAREKWRRAEEYGFDHAWTYDHLAWRSLADEPWFATVPLLAAAAAVTERIGLGTWVASPNFRHPVPFAKDVMGLDDVSEGRLLLGLGAGGAGFDAEVTGPAPTPRERSRRFAEFAELLDELLTHPVTTRVGEFYEAHEARMIPGCVRQPRVPFVMAANGPRAMALAARFGQGWGTFGPSFPGEESPDLSPAQAQERWWDGLAAMTATFDDAARAAGRDPASIDRYLSIDGAPVFSLESYATLAEGAERAAALGFTDVVVHWPRAEGIYAGSEAVLEEVAARLPELRATAPR
- a CDS encoding DUF3618 domain-containing protein, whose protein sequence is MTSPTPEALEAQLAKQRAELAATIDQLSFRLDPRTKANEAVAFGKQLVHDAGTDPETTPEDRGRARTYLGIGAAAVAGLVAAVIARRH
- the galE gene encoding UDP-glucose 4-epimerase GalE, yielding MTWLVTGGAGYIGSHVVRALVEVGLETVVLDDLSSGHAGFVPADVPLVRGSILDTGLVRQVLAEHQVSGVIHVAGFKYAGVSVTRPLHTYQQNVTGTLSVLEAMATEGVDAIVFSSSAAVYGTPRTDLVTESTPTQPESPYGESKLIDEWMLRDQGRAVGLRHTSLRYFNVVGSGTPDLPDTSPHNLFPMVLDALTTGRTPRINGTDYDTPDGTCVRDYVHVADLALAHVAAAQALAAGEPLERVYNLGSGDGVSVREIMTAMAEVTGIAFEPEIAARRPGDPDRIVTSGELAARDLGWTMRHTLHEMVASAWAARQARTAA